A stretch of the Argentina anserina chromosome 6, drPotAnse1.1, whole genome shotgun sequence genome encodes the following:
- the LOC126797695 gene encoding mitochondrial Rho GTPase 1-like — translation MARAGAGNANGRTAVRIVVAGDRGTGKSSLILTAAAEYFPPNVPPLLPPTRLPDDFYPERVPITIIDTSSRPEDNNRVAEDLKAADAVVLTYACDQPQTLDRLSTFWLPKLRQLEVKVPVIVVGCKLDLRDENQQVSLEQVMSPIMQQFREIETCIECSAFKHIQIPEVFYYAQKAVLHPTAPLFDQETQTLKDQCVRALKRIFICCDHDRDGALSDAELNDFQVKCFNAPLQPSEIVGVKRVVQEKLPEGVNDQGLTLTGFLFLHALFIEKGRLETTWTVLRKFGYNNDIRLSEELIPSLPKRTSDQSVELTNEAIEYLTATFNLYDNDGDGALRPHELEELFSTAPASPFSEFPYKEAEEKNAFGGISLDGFLSQWALMTLLNPSSTMENLIYIGYAGDVSSAIRVTRKRRLDRKKQQSDRSVFQCFVFGPKKAGKSALLDSFLGRPFSDNYYPTTEEHYAVNSVDQPGGTKKYLVLREIPEDGVSKLLSSKEALAACDIAVFVHDSSDELSWKTAADLLVQVASHGENTGFVVPCLIVAAKDDLDSFPLAIQHSTRVSQDMGTEAPIPISTKLGDFNNVFRKIVSAAEHPHLSIPETEAGKSRKQYHRLVNRSLMFVSVGAAVAIVGLAAYRVYAARKNSS, via the exons ATGGCGAGAGCTGGAGCTGGAAACGCGAACGGGAGAACGGCGGTTCGGATTGTCGTGGCCGGAGACCGCGGCACCGGGAAATCGAGCTTGATCTtgacggcggcggcggagtACTTTCCGCCTAATGTGCCTCCGCTGCTGCCGCCGACTAGGTTGCCTGACGATTTCTACCCGGAACGTGTGCCTATTACGATTATTGATACTTCTTCTAG ACCGGAGGATAATAATAGAGTCGCCGAAGATTTGAAGGCTGCTGATGCAGTTGTGCTAACTTATGCTTGTGATCAGCCTCAAACGCTCGACCGCTTGAGTACCTTTTGGCTTCCAAAGCTTCGTCAGCTGGAG GTAAAAGTCCCTGTGATAGTGGTTGGTTGTAAGCTCGATTTGAGAGATGAGAACCAACAAGTGAGCCTGGAGCAAGTGATGTCACCAATAATGCAACAATTTCGGGAAATTGAAACTTGCATTGAGTGTTCAGCATTTAAACATATTCAG ATTCCAGAGGTCTTTTATTATGCCCAAAAAGCTGTTCTTCACCCAACTGCGCCATTATTCGATCAGGAAACACAGACTTTGAAGGATCAATGTGTGAGAGCCTTGAAGCGGATATTCATTTGCTGTGATCATGACAGGGATGGTGCCCTAAGTGATGCCGAATTGAATGATTTccag GTCAAATGTTTCAATGCTCCACTACAACCTTCTGAAATAGTGGGTGTGAAGAGGGTTGTGCAAGAAAAGTTACCAGAAGGAGTCAATGACCAGGGGCTTACACTAACAGGATTCCTCTTCCTGCATGCACTGTTCATAGAGAAGGGACGTCTAGAGACAACTTGGACTGTTCTCAGGAAGTTTGGCTATAACAACGATATACGACTTTCAGAAGAACTAATTCCATCTCTCCCAAAACGGACTTCTGATCAG AGCGTAGAGCTGACGAATGAAGCAATCGAATATCTTACTGCAACCTTTAACTTATATGACAATGATGGT GATGGGGCCCTACGACCACATGAACTGGAAGAATTATTTTCGACTGCTCCTGCAAG TCCATTCAGTGAGTTTCCATACAAGGAGGCTGAAGAGAAAAATGCATTTGGAGGCATATCACTTGATGGGTTCTTGTCACAG TGGGCTCTCATGACACTCCTAAACCCATCTTCTACCATGGAAAACCTTATATACATTGGTTACGCTGGTGATGTTTCGTCTGCAATCCGTGTCACTAGGAAAAGGCGTTTAGATCGCAAGAAACAACAATCAGACAGAAGTGTTTTCCAATGCTTTGTCTTCGGCCCAAAGAAGGCAGGAAAGTCTGCATTGTTGGATTCTTTTCTTGGAAG GCCATTTTCTGATAACTATTATCCAACCACCGAGGAGCATTATGCAGTTAATTCTGTTGATCAGCCTGGG GGAACCAAGAAGTATCTAGTGCTGAGAGAAATTCCTGAAGATGGAGTTAGCAAACTACTGTCTAGTAAAGAGGCTTTGGCTGCTTGTGACATAGCTGTGTTTGTTCATGACAG TTCTGATGAATTGTCCTGGAAGACAGCAGCTGACTTGCTGGTACAAGTTGCTAGTCATGGTGAGAATACTGGTTTTGTGGTGCCTTGCCTCATTGTTGCAGCTAAAGATGATCTGGATTCATTTCCATTGGCCATACAGCATTCTACTAGG GTCAGTCAGGATATGGGAACAGAGGCTCCTATACCTATTAGCACAAAGTTAGGTGATTTCAACAATGTATTTCGTAAAATTGTAAGTGCCGCTGAGCACCCACATTTAAGTATTCCAGAGACGGAGGCTGGGAAGAGTCGCAAGCAATATCACAGGCTTGTAAACCGCTCGCTCATGTTTGTTTCAG TGGGAGCTGCAGTGGCCATTGTTGGACTGGCAGCTTACCGTGTCTACGCTGCAAGGAAGAATTCCAGTTAA